In one window of Leptospira sp. WS92.C1 DNA:
- a CDS encoding VOC family protein, whose product MASSKKKNSQPKQKLDGTKVKFVGAPSHSITPFLMFNANPEEAANFYVSIFKKSKILRANSMQADFILNGQRFFSYNGGPNFQFSWGVSFMISVETQKEVDYYWNALLADGGKESMCGWVQDKYGLWWQVTPKILLQLVSHKDRAKAESATQAMLKMQKIDIATLKAAVD is encoded by the coding sequence ATGGCGAGCTCAAAGAAAAAAAATAGTCAGCCGAAGCAGAAACTCGACGGAACAAAAGTTAAATTTGTGGGTGCTCCTTCGCACAGCATAACGCCTTTTCTCATGTTCAATGCAAATCCTGAAGAAGCTGCGAATTTCTATGTATCGATCTTCAAGAAATCCAAAATTCTTAGGGCAAACTCGATGCAGGCCGATTTCATTCTGAACGGCCAAAGGTTTTTTTCCTACAATGGCGGACCTAATTTTCAATTTAGTTGGGGCGTCTCATTCATGATCAGCGTAGAAACGCAAAAAGAGGTCGATTATTATTGGAACGCTCTTCTTGCAGATGGCGGCAAAGAAAGTATGTGCGGTTGGGTTCAGGATAAATACGGTCTGTGGTGGCAGGTAACACCTAAGATTCTCCTGCAACTTGTGTCGCATAAAGATCGTGCGAAAGCTGAGAGCGCAACACAAGCGATGCTGAAGATGCAGAAAATTGACATCGCGACGCTTAAAGCCGCAGTAGACTAA
- a CDS encoding metal-sensitive transcriptional regulator: MKLKHKLRSDPKAKENLILRLKKIEGQVRGVQAMIDREEYCDNVLNQLSSVRSALDGVSKILLKSHIQTCVVERFKENDSKILDEFMTTMDRILK; this comes from the coding sequence ATGAAACTAAAACACAAACTTCGTTCGGACCCAAAAGCGAAGGAGAATCTGATTCTGAGACTAAAAAAGATAGAGGGTCAGGTTAGAGGTGTCCAGGCAATGATTGATCGGGAAGAATATTGCGATAACGTTTTGAATCAGTTGTCTTCCGTAAGATCGGCCCTCGACGGGGTTTCCAAAATCCTTCTCAAAAGTCATATTCAAACCTGTGTTGTGGAAAGGTTTAAGGAGAATGATTCTAAAATTCTGGACGAGTTTATGACAACAATGGATCGAATTCTTAAATAA
- a CDS encoding heavy-metal-associated domain-containing protein — protein sequence MKEITLTVEGMTCTHCLRTVESALKEIGLSAKANLENKEIVYQGSGSDEELSKVKTAIQEEGYVPGEIK from the coding sequence ATGAAAGAAATTACGTTAACCGTCGAAGGAATGACTTGCACACACTGTTTAAGAACCGTCGAATCTGCTCTGAAGGAAATCGGTTTGTCCGCGAAGGCGAATCTTGAAAATAAGGAAATCGTTTATCAAGGATCGGGGAGCGATGAGGAATTATCTAAAGTAAAAACCGCAATTCAAGAAGAAGGATATGTTCCGGGTGAAATTAAATGA